One genomic region from Rosa rugosa chromosome 1, drRosRugo1.1, whole genome shotgun sequence encodes:
- the LOC133726416 gene encoding uncharacterized protein LOC133726416: MAPLGFSNTFFLLSLCMFFIAMTPSSGFNIWPFAEKYKPSTQDWPNHGGDLYNRRYANTEKKISPATVSNLSVKWKFSVGGDITVTPTISDGILYFPSWNGYLYAVKESDGSLVWKKNVQKLTGFNNTGFILNVNSTVTRSTPTIAGDLLIVGIYGPAFVIAVKRSNGKLVWSTRVDNHTRAFVTMSGTYYNGGYYVGTSSLEEGLTIDLCCTFRGSFLKLDVQTGAILWQTFMLPDNFGKFGEYAGAAIWGSSPSIDVKRNHVYIATSNLYSAPPRIIECQERENNQTIPSQPDACIEPDNHSESIVALDLDTGKIKWYKQLGGYDIWFGACHRHLDPRCPPGPSPDADFGEAPMMLTTKINGTKRDIVVAVQKSGFAWALDRDTGSLVWSTEAGPGGLGGGAMWGAATDEKRVYTNIANSQHKNFTLKPSQNTTIAGGWVAMEARSGNILWSTANANDATAPAAVTVANGVVFGGSTYRQGPIYAMNAKTGKILWSYDTGATVYGGISVSNGCIYLGNGYKVFNGFVNPNYTAGTSFYAFCV, translated from the exons ATGGCGCCTCTAGGATTCTCCAATactttttttctcctttctcTATGTATGTTCTTTATAGCTATGACACCAAGCTCAGGTTTCAATATT TGGCCTTTTGCAGAGAAATACAAGCCTAGCACTCAAGATTGGCCGAACCATGGAGGAGACTTGTATAACAGAAGATATGCTAACACGGAGAAGAAGATAAGCCCTGCAACAGTTTCCAATCTCAGTGTGAAGTGGAAATTCTCCGTGGGAGGTGACATAACTGTAACACCAACCATTTCTGATGGCATTCTCTACTTCCCTAGCTGGAATGGATATCTCTATGCCGTTAAAGAATCTGATGGATCCCTTGTCTGGAAGAAAAATGTGCAGAAGTTGACAGGCTTCAATAACACTGGCTTCATTCTCAATGTCAACTCCACAGTGACAAGATCAACCCCAACAATCGCCGGTGACCTTCTCATTGTTGGAATCTATGGTCCTGCTTTTGTCATTGCTGTCAAAAGGTCCAATGGGAAGCTCGTTTGGTCTACCAGGGTTGATAACCACACCAGAGCCTTTGTCACCATGTCTGGAACATATTACAATGG GGGATACTATGTTGGAACATCCTCTCTAGAAGAAGGCCTCACCATCGATCTGTGCTGCACATTTCGGGGGAGCTTCCTTAAATTAGATGTCCAAACAGGAGCAATCTTGTGGCAGACCTTCATGCTACCAGACAACTTTGGCAAGTTTGGAGAGTACGCTGGTGCAGCAATCTGGGGAAGTAGTCCTTCTATCGATGTGAAGCGTAACCATGTCTACATTGCCACTTCGAACCTGTATTCAGCTCCTCCGCGTATAATTGAATGCCAGGAACGGGAAAATAATCAAACCATACCTTCACAACCAGATGCCTGCATTGAGCCTGACAACCACTCCGAGTCTATTGTAGCCCTTGATTTAGACACTGGCAAAATCAAATGGTACAAGCAGCTGGGAGGCTATGATATATGGTTCGGTGCATGCCATCGGCATTTGGACCCAAGGTGCCCTCCCGGTCCAAGTCCAGACGCTGATTTTGGGGAAGCACCAATGATGCTTACCACAAAAATTAATGGGACTAAGAGAGATATAGTAGTTGCTGTTCAGAAAAGTGGGTTTGCATGGGCTCTGGACCGAGATACTGGTAGCTTAGTGTGGTCTACG GAAGCTGGACCAGGAGGCTTAGGAGGAGGAGCCATGTGGGGTGCAGCCACTGACGAAAAGAGGGTCTATACTAACATTGCCAACAGCCAACACAAGAACTTCACCCTAAAACCATCCCAGAACACTACAATTGCTGGTGGATGGGTAGCAATGGAGGCTCGCAGTGGCAATATCTTATGGTCCACAGCCAATGCTAATGATGCTACCGCCCCGGCTGCAGTTACTGTGGCTAATGGTGTTGTTTTTGGTGGCTCCACGTACCGGCAAGGACCAATATATGCAATGAATGCTAAGACAGGAAAGATTTTGTGGTCGTATGATACAGGAGCAACTGTGTATGGGGGGATTTCGGTAAGCAATGGATGCATTTACCTCGGAAATGGTTACAAGGTCTTTAATGGATTTGTGAACCCAAATTACACTGCAGGAACCTCGTTCTATGCCTTCTGTGTTTAA